TGGCGTCCTGAGCAGCCACGACCATGAACTGCTGAAAAAGGTGCTAACCCCGCCCGGCCGTCCGGTGGTCGCATAAAGAAGAGCCACACCAAGGCCGATCAGGGCACCGCCAAAGGCATAGTGGCCGATTCCGTTGGGAAACAGGGTAGAAAACATCATCAGAAGGCCGTCACAAAAGGTGTGATTTTCGCACTGCCTCGAACATTTAACGAAAATACTGCGACATGGCGCTGACCGGCGGGCTTCGCCCCAGGCCTTCCGCCGGTCAGACCCCAGGCTCAGTGACTGGTGCCCTCGGACTTGCTGATCTTGTTCCAGACGTTGTACTTGCCGACTGGCTTCTTCATCGGCAGGCGCTTTACTTCACTGAGCGTTACCGCATCGTAGATGATCAGCGCACCATCCATTTCCCACAGGCTGGCGAGCACGTACTTGCCGTCCCTGGTGAATTCGACATGGGCGAAGGTCTTGCCCGGCGCAGGCTTGAGTTCAGCGACGATTTCCAGTTTTTCCTTGTCGATGATCTGCATGGTGTCCTTGAAATCCTTGCTCATCATCGAATCGGTCCACGCGTAGCGGCTGTTTTCGTGGCTGCGCATGAAGAAGCCGGGGCCGCGCGTCTTGATCTGTTTGATTGTCTGCCAGGTCTGCATATCGATGATGCTGATCACGCCTTCGTTGAGATTGGGCGTCGCCATCACTGCTCTGCTCTGCCCGACCTCATCCTTCCAGGTCCAACTGATGCCGGAGCCAAGATGCGGCATGCCGGGCAGTTGGAGATCGGCGATTTTCCTGCGGGCATCAAGATTAACCACCTGACCGCTGACCGCAGCCCTGGCGTCGTTGCGCGAGGCCCCCATGACTTCGTCGTAGCCCTGGGTAAAGTAGAAGTCGTCAAGGTAGTCGTCAAGCTGGGTACGCTGCGGGTTGAGGAACCCGGGAATGAAGGCGCCTTCCTGATATTTGAAGTCGTGAATCATGCCGGCCGGAATGGCATCGGCCTTGGGGTTGTACGAGACCTCCCAGACCTCCTTGACGTCCTTCAGCGCCACGACGAAGCTGTGGCGCGGCGCGGCATCGTAGACGGCGGAAACGCGCGAACTGGTCTTGCCGTCCTTGTCAGTGACCGGCAGGATTTTCTTCAGATTGAGATCAGCGTCGAGAATGACCAGACTGTGCGGCAGATAGTTGGCCACCGCCACCCACTTGCCGTCGCCCGATACGGCGGCGTTGCGCGTGTTGATGCCAGCCCGCACCTCGGCGACGACTTTCAGATTCCACAGATCGAATTTGGTGATCCAGCCATCCCGCGAGGCAAAGAAAACGTAGCGGCCGTCCGGCGTGAATTTCGGCCCGCCGTGCAGGGCAAAGCGGCTTTGGAAGCGGTGGATCGGTTCCAGTTTGTCGCCATCGAGGATGGAAACATGGTGATCGCCGGATTCGACGACGACGAAAAGGTTGAGCGGATCGGCCTTGAACACCGGCTTGTCGGGCAGAGGCTTGGCCTCGAGAACAAGGCGCGAGGCGGTGATTTCCGACGCTCCCCAGACCGGCATGGGCTTGATCGGCGTATACACATAGTCGACCAGCGCCTTGATCTCGTCGGCCGAAAGCTTGTCGCCGACACCAAGCATCTGGGTTGCCGGTCGGCCTTCGCGAATCACCTTCTCTGCCTCGGCCTTGCGCAGACGGGCAAGGTTTTCCGGGATCAGCGCGGGGCCGAGTCCTCCCAGCCGCGCCTCGCCGTGACAGGCGGCGCAGTGATCGCGGTAGGCAGCCGGGGGATCGGCGGCCAATACAGCGGGTGCTGCGGTCAACAGCAGCAGGGCAAAAGCCAAATATCCGAAAGGCCGCCCGTTCATCGCCCGATTTCCTCGTCGGAAAGATAGCAGCCCGGGTCTTCCGCCCAGGCGTCGCCGGTCATCTGCTGCGCCCGAACGCGGGTATTGCCGTTGCAGATACCCAGATAAGCACATTCGCCACACCGCCCCTTGACCGGCCGCGGGTGCTGTTTAAGGCCGGCCATCAGCGCATCGGAGGTATCGGGCCAGATGTCAGAAAACGGCCGATCCTTGACGTTGCCCAGATTGTGATGCCACCACATGGTGTCCGGATGCACATTGCCGAGGTTGTCGATGTTCGCCACATTGACCCCCGAGGCGTTGCCACCCCACTGGCGCAGCCTAGCCTCGACATGGGCCGCCTGTTCCGGGAACCGGCGGCGCACCCAGTGCAGGAAATAGACGCCATCGGCGTCGTTGTTGCCGGTGGTGAACTCCTTGTTCAGCCCACGCTGCTGATACGTCCAACAGGTCTCGAAAAGCAGGTCCATCGCCCAGCGCGTCAACTGGTGCTGGGCATCATCCTTACGGTTTTTGTTGCCACGCCCGGCATAGTTGAGATGCGAAAAGTAGAATCGGTCGATGCCTTCATCCTCGACCAGCTTGAGCAGGCCGGGCAGGTCATGGGCGTTGTCCTGCGTCATGGTGAAGCGGACGCCGATTTTCAGGCCAAGGTCGCGGCACAGCCGGATGCCTTTAAGCGATGCCTCGAAAGCCCCCTCCTGGCGACGGAACCTGTCGTGCGTTTCACGGATGCCGTCGAGCGAGACCCCGACATAGTTGAAATCGCATTCGGCGATGTTGTCGATATTTCGCTCGTCGATCAACGTGCCATTGGACGACAACCCGACATAGAAACCCTTGGCCTTAGCGCGCTTGGCAATATCATAGATATCCGGCCGGAGCAGCGGTTCGCCGCCGGAAAGAATGAGCACTGGCACCTTGTAGCCCCGGAGATCGTCCATCACCGTATAAACCTGCTCGGTACTCAACTCGCCGGGGAAGTTGGTATCGGCGGAAATCGAGTAGCAATGCTTGCAGGTCAGGTTGCAGCGACGGATCAGATTCCAGATCACCACCGGGCCGGGCGGATTGCGTCTGGGGCCGACGGCGGTTGGCGCAGCGATTTCCTGCATGTACTGGGAGATGCGAAACATGGAATTCCTTGTCCTTGGCTTCGCCGTATTCAACGGCAGCTCGGCCGGCGATACCTTGACGTGCGTCAAGCCCTTGAAAACCGGACGGTTAGGTGAGCAAGGCTACCCTTGCGGTATACTCGCCGGATGACCCCAAATGCACAAACCCCCGCCAGCAATGAGCCGGTGCTCCCAGGCCGCTGGGCCGCCGAGCTGGAGGCGAAGCTGGCCACCGACGAAAAGACCCAGGCCTGGGTCGAGATAGACCTCGATAACCGACTGCAGTTCGCATCCGGCCTTGTCCTCATCACCAATCGGCGACTGCTCGCCCGCTCGCCGGGTGAAGCCGGCTGGAGCGAATGGCCACTGAGTGCCGGGCTCAAACTCAACCACCACGACCACGCTGGCGTCGGCACGCTGGAACTGGTCGATGCGCAAGGCCGCCTGGCCAACTGGCGCTATACGCTGGGCAACAATCTGGCCGCCCTGCGCGTCATTACCGAATTCGATCTGCACCTGCACAGCGTGACCACCGGCCAGCCGGTCGAACGTCCCCTGGATGACTGCTGCCCCAAATGCAAGGCACCGCTCGAGCCGGGTCAGGACGAGTGCCCGATCTGTACCTATGAAACCGCCACACCGCCGTCGACATGGACGCTGTTCCGCCTGTGGCGCTTCGCCCGGCCTTACAAATGGCAATTGCTGAGCGGCTTTCTGCTCACCTTGATGTCGACGGCAGCGACGCTGGTTGCGCCCTACCTGACCATGCCGCTCATGGACAACGTCCTGATCCCTTTCCAGAACGGCAAACCGATTGACTGGAACCTGGTCAGCATGTACCTCGGCGGCCTGTTTGGCGCGGCCATGGTCGCCTGGCTGCTGGGCTGGGCGCGCACTTACATCCTGGCTCTGGTCTCCGAACGGATCGGCCGCGACCTGCGCACCACCACCTACGAACACCTGCTCGGCCTGTCGCTCGAATATTTCGGCGGCAAGCGCACCGGTGACCTGATGGCCCGCATCGGCACCGAAACCGACCGCATCAATGTCTTCCTCTCGCTGCACCTGCTCGATTTCGCCACCGACATCCTGATGATCATCATGACGGCGAGCATCCTCTTCTCGATCAACCACTGGCTGGCCATCGTCACCCTGCTGCCGCTGCCCTTCATCGCCTGGATGATCCACTACGTGCGCGACAAGCTGCGCACCGGCTTCGAGAAGGTGGACCGCGTCTGGGCCGAAGTGACCAATGTGCTGGCCGACACCATTCCCGGCATCCGCGTCGTCAAGGCCTTTGCCCAGGAAAAGCGCGAAGCCGAGCGTTTCCGCGAATCGAACGGTCGCAACCTGGCGATGAACGACAAGCTCAACAAGACCTGGTCGCTGTTCTCGCCCACCGTTACGCTGCTCACCGAAATCGGCCTGCTCGTCGTCTGGGCCTTCGGTATCTGGCAGATTTCCAAGGGCGACATCACGGTCGGCGTCCTGACCGCCTTCCTCGCCTATATCAGCCGCTTCTACACCCGTCTCGACTCGATGAGCCGCATCGTCTCGGTGACGCAAAAGGCCGCCGCCGGCGCCAAGCGCATTTTCGACGTACTCGACCACGTATCGAGCGTCCCCGAGCCGACCAACCCGGTCCATCTCGGCAAGGTAGAAGGCCGCCTCGAACTGCGCAAGGCCAGCTTCCGCTACGGCACCCGTGCCGTCACCCGCGACGTCGATCTGGTCATCGAGCCCGGCGAAATGATCGGTCTGGTCGGCCATTCCGGTTCCGGCAAGAGCACGCTGGTCAATCTGATCTGCCGTTTCTACGACGTCACCGAAGGCGCGGTCTTCATCGACGGCGTCGATGTCCGCTCGGTGCCGGTTGCCGAATTCCGCCAGAACATCGGTCTGGTCCTGCAGGAACCCTTCCTCTTCTTCGGCACCATCGCCGACAACATCGCCTATGGCAAACCGGATGCAACGCGGGCCGAAATCATCGCCGCCGCCCGCGCCGCCCACGCCCACGAGTTCATCCTGCGCCTGCCGCACGGCTACGACTCGCTGGTCGGCGAACGCGGCCAGGGCCTCTCCGGCGGCGAGCGCCAGCGCATCTCGATTGCCCGCGCCCTGCTGATCGACCCGAAGATACTGATCCTCGACGAAGCGACCTCCTCGGTCGATACCGAAACCGAGAAGGAAATCCAGAAGGCGCTCGACAATCTGGTCCGTGGCCGCACCACCATCGCCATCGCCCACCGCCTGTCCACGCTGCGCAAGGCCGACCGCCTCGTCGTCATGGATCGGGGCCGTCTGGTCGAACTGGGCAACCACGACGAACTGATGGCAGCCGAAGGCCACTATTACAAGCTCTATCAGGCCCAGGCGCGCAATGTCGATACCGAAGACACCCTGCAGCGCGCCCCTGACGCCCCAAAAACCCATACGGTCTGAGTCCACGATGACGAACCCCAATTTTCAACTACGCCGCGACGCCTTCGGCCAACTGGTCCTGACCGCTGGCAATGGCGACATCCACGAGGGCGTCGTTCCCGTGCGCGCCTTTCCAATCGGCGCGCCGGACGAGGGCATCGCCCTGGTCAATGTCGAAGGGCATGAAGTCGGCTGGGTCGAGCGCCTGGCCGATCTGCCGGCCGATATTGGCCGCCTGGTCGACGAAGAACTGGCCAGTCGCGAGTTCGTACCGGAAATCGAGAACATCGTCGATGTCTCGAGCTTCGCCTGCCCGAGCACCTGGCAGGTCAAAACCAATCGTGGCCCGGCCTCGCTGATCCTCAAAGGCGAAGACGACATTCGCCGCCTGACGCAGACCCGCCTGCTGATTGCAGACAGCAACGGCATCCAGTTCCTGGTCCGCGACACCGGTGCGCTGGACCGGCATAGCCGCAAGCTGCTCGACCGATTCCTGTAACGCCGCGTACCAAAACGTTACATTTTTTTGTCACGGGTAATCCAACGCTGGTCGAAAGCGTTAATAATTGTCAGATGCCCCATAACAATTTCTGACAGTGGACGGAGCTGGGCCAAACAAGCATGAAGAAAAAAGACATCATCATTCGGGACATCATCGCCCTGCGCGGCCCGAACATCTGGACTTACCGCCCGGTTTTTGAAGCCTGGATCGATATCGGCGAGTTCGAAGACTATCCTTCCAACAAGCTGCCCGGCTTCACCGAGCGCCTGACCACCTTTCTGCCCTCGCTGATCGAGCACCGCTGCAGCCGCGACGAACGCGGCGGCTTCATCGCCCGACTCAATGAAGGCACGTGGATCGGCCACGTCCTCGAACATGTCGCCCTCGAACTGATGACCATGGCCGGCCTGCCCGGTGGTTTCGGCCGAACCCGCGAGACGACCGAACGTGGCGTATACAAGCTGGCCATCCGCAACTGGCACGATGACGTCACGAAAATCGCCCTCGAACAGGGTATTTCGCTGATCCTTGCCGCCGTCGAAAACCAGCCCTTTGATGTCGCCGATATCGTCGATACGCTGCGTCGCAAGGTCGACCGCAAATATCTCGGCCCATCAACCGCCGCCATCGTCAATGCCGCCGACGACCGCGACATCCCGGCCATCCGCCTGCTCGACGACGGGAACCTCGTCCAGCTCGGCTATGCTGGCGCCATGCGCCGCATCTGGACAGCCGAAACCGACCAGACCAGCGCCATCGCCGAAACCATTTCACGCGACAAGGACCTGACCAAGGAACTGATTTCCTCGGTCGGCGTCCCGGTCCCCGAAGGCCGCGAAGTCGATAGCGCCGACGACGCCTGGGATGCCGCCGAAGACATCGGCCTGCCGGTCTGCGTCAAGCCGACTGACGGCAACCACGGGCGCGGCGTCTT
The DNA window shown above is from Dechloromonas sp. HYN0024 and carries:
- a CDS encoding nitrite reductase, with product MNGRPFGYLAFALLLLTAAPAVLAADPPAAYRDHCAACHGEARLGGLGPALIPENLARLRKAEAEKVIREGRPATQMLGVGDKLSADEIKALVDYVYTPIKPMPVWGASEITASRLVLEAKPLPDKPVFKADPLNLFVVVESGDHHVSILDGDKLEPIHRFQSRFALHGGPKFTPDGRYVFFASRDGWITKFDLWNLKVVAEVRAGINTRNAAVSGDGKWVAVANYLPHSLVILDADLNLKKILPVTDKDGKTSSRVSAVYDAAPRHSFVVALKDVKEVWEVSYNPKADAIPAGMIHDFKYQEGAFIPGFLNPQRTQLDDYLDDFYFTQGYDEVMGASRNDARAAVSGQVVNLDARRKIADLQLPGMPHLGSGISWTWKDEVGQSRAVMATPNLNEGVISIIDMQTWQTIKQIKTRGPGFFMRSHENSRYAWTDSMMSKDFKDTMQIIDKEKLEIVAELKPAPGKTFAHVEFTRDGKYVLASLWEMDGALIIYDAVTLSEVKRLPMKKPVGKYNVWNKISKSEGTSH
- a CDS encoding ABC transporter ATP-binding protein; amino-acid sequence: MLPGRWAAELEAKLATDEKTQAWVEIDLDNRLQFASGLVLITNRRLLARSPGEAGWSEWPLSAGLKLNHHDHAGVGTLELVDAQGRLANWRYTLGNNLAALRVITEFDLHLHSVTTGQPVERPLDDCCPKCKAPLEPGQDECPICTYETATPPSTWTLFRLWRFARPYKWQLLSGFLLTLMSTAATLVAPYLTMPLMDNVLIPFQNGKPIDWNLVSMYLGGLFGAAMVAWLLGWARTYILALVSERIGRDLRTTTYEHLLGLSLEYFGGKRTGDLMARIGTETDRINVFLSLHLLDFATDILMIIMTASILFSINHWLAIVTLLPLPFIAWMIHYVRDKLRTGFEKVDRVWAEVTNVLADTIPGIRVVKAFAQEKREAERFRESNGRNLAMNDKLNKTWSLFSPTVTLLTEIGLLVVWAFGIWQISKGDITVGVLTAFLAYISRFYTRLDSMSRIVSVTQKAAAGAKRIFDVLDHVSSVPEPTNPVHLGKVEGRLELRKASFRYGTRAVTRDVDLVIEPGEMIGLVGHSGSGKSTLVNLICRFYDVTEGAVFIDGVDVRSVPVAEFRQNIGLVLQEPFLFFGTIADNIAYGKPDATRAEIIAAARAAHAHEFILRLPHGYDSLVGERGQGLSGGERQRISIARALLIDPKILILDEATSSVDTETEKEIQKALDNLVRGRTTIAIAHRLSTLRKADRLVVMDRGRLVELGNHDELMAAEGHYYKLYQAQARNVDTEDTLQRAPDAPKTHTV
- a CDS encoding DUF1854 domain-containing protein, with the translated sequence MTNPNFQLRRDAFGQLVLTAGNGDIHEGVVPVRAFPIGAPDEGIALVNVEGHEVGWVERLADLPADIGRLVDEELASREFVPEIENIVDVSSFACPSTWQVKTNRGPASLILKGEDDIRRLTQTRLLIADSNGIQFLVRDTGALDRHSRKLLDRFL
- the nirJ gene encoding heme d1 biosynthesis radical SAM protein NirJ gives rise to the protein MFRISQYMQEIAAPTAVGPRRNPPGPVVIWNLIRRCNLTCKHCYSISADTNFPGELSTEQVYTVMDDLRGYKVPVLILSGGEPLLRPDIYDIAKRAKAKGFYVGLSSNGTLIDERNIDNIAECDFNYVGVSLDGIRETHDRFRRQEGAFEASLKGIRLCRDLGLKIGVRFTMTQDNAHDLPGLLKLVEDEGIDRFYFSHLNYAGRGNKNRKDDAQHQLTRWAMDLLFETCWTYQQRGLNKEFTTGNNDADGVYFLHWVRRRFPEQAAHVEARLRQWGGNASGVNVANIDNLGNVHPDTMWWHHNLGNVKDRPFSDIWPDTSDALMAGLKQHPRPVKGRCGECAYLGICNGNTRVRAQQMTGDAWAEDPGCYLSDEEIGR